One window from the genome of Pyrus communis chromosome 16, drPyrComm1.1, whole genome shotgun sequence encodes:
- the LOC137720985 gene encoding polyadenylate-binding protein 3 isoform X2 yields the protein MVGQALGCELRCWIFSTQEGSNFCFQEQRKAGYSIVVAELLCCWNVVGWWLRNMCSCTYVVDYACTPEEVQQHFQSCGTVNRVTILTDKFGQPKGFAYVEFVETESVQEALGLNESELHGRQLKVLPKRTNVPGMKQYRPRRFNPYMGYRFRRPYVPPYFYSPYGYGKVPRFRRPARYMPYY from the exons ATGGTGGGGCAAGCGTTAGGATGTGAATTAAGATGCTGGATCTTCAGTACACAAGAGGGCAGCAACTTCTGTTTTCAAGAGCAAAGGAAAGCCGGGTATTCAATTGTAGTTGCAGAGCTTCTCTGCTGCTGGAATGTTGTTGGTTGGTGGCTCAGGAATATGTGCTCATGTACTTATGTG GTGGATTACGCATGCACACCTGAAGAAGTACAGCAGCATTTCCAATCATGTGGTACGGTTAATAGAGTGACTATACTGACAGATAAGTTTGGCCAACCGAAGGGTTTTGCTTATGTGGAATTTGTTGAAACTGAATCTGTTCAAGAGGCTCTCGGCCTAAACGAATCTGAGTTGCACGGCCGGCAATTGAAG GTTTTGCCTAAAAGGACGAATGTTCCTGGTATGAAGCAATACAGACCTAGACGCTTCAATCCTTATATGGGTTACCGCTTCAGGAGGCCATATGTACCTCCTTACTTTTACTCGCCCTATGGATATGG AAAGGTTCCGAGGTTCAGAAGGCCAGCTCGATACATGCCGTATTACTAA
- the LOC137720985 gene encoding polyadenylate-binding protein 2 isoform X1 yields the protein MEEEEHEVYGAEIPDEGEMDGDLDALHADVDMSTADDDAVKELDEMKKRLREMEEEAAALREMQAKVEKEMGAVQDPAIAAASQANKEEVDARSVFVGNVDYACTPEEVQQHFQSCGTVNRVTILTDKFGQPKGFAYVEFVETESVQEALGLNESELHGRQLKVLPKRTNVPGMKQYRPRRFNPYMGYRFRRPYVPPYFYSPYGYGKVPRFRRPARYMPYY from the exons ATGGAGGAAGAGGAGCATGAGGTGTACGGAGCAGAGATCCCAGACGAAGGAGAAATGGACGGCGACTTGGATGCTCTCCATGCCGACGTCGACATGTCCACCGCCGACGACGACGCCGTAAAG GAGCTGGACGAGATGAAGAAGCGGTTGAGGGAGATGGAGGAGGAAGCTGCTGCTCTTCGCGAGATGCAGGCCAAGGTTGAAAAGGAAATGGGAGCTGTTCAAG ATCCTGCAATTGCTGCTGCTTCTCAAGCAAACAAGGAAGAGGTGGACGCACGATCTGTTTTTGTTGGCAAT GTGGATTACGCATGCACACCTGAAGAAGTACAGCAGCATTTCCAATCATGTGGTACGGTTAATAGAGTGACTATACTGACAGATAAGTTTGGCCAACCGAAGGGTTTTGCTTATGTGGAATTTGTTGAAACTGAATCTGTTCAAGAGGCTCTCGGCCTAAACGAATCTGAGTTGCACGGCCGGCAATTGAAG GTTTTGCCTAAAAGGACGAATGTTCCTGGTATGAAGCAATACAGACCTAGACGCTTCAATCCTTATATGGGTTACCGCTTCAGGAGGCCATATGTACCTCCTTACTTTTACTCGCCCTATGGATATGG AAAGGTTCCGAGGTTCAGAAGGCCAGCTCGATACATGCCGTATTACTAA